The Thermoanaerobacter uzonensis DSM 18761 genome includes a window with the following:
- a CDS encoding S-layer homology domain-containing protein has product DIKIGSPVKMTFNIKGGKDIRKIGVYYLNETTNQWEYVGGKVDKGTNTITFEAKHFSTYGVFEYNKEFKDVTKDNWAYDVVNVLASRHIIKGVDSETFVPNAKITRAEFAALMIRALGIEEEPYKGEFNDIKEGAWYANAIEAAYKAGIMLGDGKNIRPDDPITREEMTAVIMRVYGKLAEYKEDSIGNTTFSDNNKISEWAKSVVANAVKLGIVRGYEDNTFKPKDNATRAEAAAMLYRILEKTGNI; this is encoded by the coding sequence AAGACATAAAAATAGGGTCACCAGTAAAAATGACATTTAACATAAAAGGTGGAAAAGACATAAGAAAAATAGGAGTATACTACTTAAACGAGACGACAAATCAATGGGAATACGTAGGAGGAAAAGTTGACAAAGGAACAAACACAATAACCTTTGAAGCCAAACACTTCTCAACATATGGAGTCTTTGAATACAACAAAGAATTCAAAGACGTAACAAAAGACAATTGGGCATATGACGTAGTAAATGTGCTTGCATCAAGGCACATAATAAAAGGAGTAGACAGTGAAACATTTGTACCGAACGCAAAAATAACGAGAGCAGAATTTGCAGCATTAATGATAAGGGCATTAGGAATAGAAGAAGAGCCATACAAAGGAGAATTCAATGACATAAAAGAAGGAGCATGGTATGCAAACGCGATAGAAGCAGCATACAAAGCAGGGATAATGTTAGGAGACGGCAAGAATATAAGGCCGGATGACCCGATAACAAGAGAAGAGATGACAGCAGTAATAATGAGGGTATACGGAAAGCTTGCAGAGTACAAAGAAGACAGCATAGGCAATACCACTTTCAGTGATAACAACAAGATAAGCGAATGGGCAAAGAGTGTAGTAGCGAATGCAGTAAAGCTTGGGATAGTAAGAGGATATGAAGATAACACTTTCAAG